A window of Nocardiopsis sp. Huas11 genomic DNA:
CCTGGACGTGGACGCGGCCGCGTTCACCGACGTCGTGCCGTTCGGGACCAAGGACCACCTGGAGCCCGGCAACGGGTTCGACGCCTCCAACCGGGACGGCGGGATCCGCGTCGAGAACTGGCCGGTCCAGGGCATGTACCAGCCCGACGGCTTCGGCACCCTCTCCTGGCGCGGGAGCACCCTGCTGGTCACGGCCAACGAGGGCGACTCGCGCGACTGGGACGGGTACTCCGAGGAGTCCCGGGTGGCCGGCCTGACCGAGGACACCCCCCTGTGCGAGGACTCCCCGCGTATCGCGGGCTTCCTGGAGGACAACGACCTGGGGATCGGCACGGTCGAGGAGCTGACGGACAACGCCAGCCTGGGCCGGCTGACCGTGTCCGCCGAGGACGGCCTGCGCGCGGACGGCAGCTGCTACGAGGACCTGTACGCCTTCGGCGGTCGCTCGTTCTCGATCTGGACGGCCGACGGCGAGCAGCTCTTCGACTCGGGATCGGACTTCGAGCGGATCGTCGCCGAGCACGAGCCGGAGTTCTTCAACTCCGACAACGACGAGAACTCCTTCGACTCCCGCAGCGACGACAAGGGCCCCGAGCCCGAGGCCGTCGTGGTGGGCAAGGTCTCCGGCCGCACCTACGCCTTCGTCGGTCTGGAGCGCGTGGGCGGGGTGATGGTCTACGACATCACCGACCCCCGGGCCGCGTCGTTCGTGCAGTACCTCAACAACCGCGACTTCGCCGCCGAGCCCGGCACGCGCGAGGTGGGCGACCTCGGCCCGGAGGGGATGACCTTCATCGAGGCGGGGGACTCCCCGATCCCGGGCGTCCCGGTCCTCGCGGTCGCCCACGAGGTGAGCGGGACGACGACCCTGTTCCGCGTCGACCGCGTGGTGCCCGGCCGCGGCTGACGGCCGCCGCCCGACCGCCGCCCTCGGCGCGGGGCCCGACGGCCGCCGACGCCCCACCCTTCGTCCACAGAGGCGGACGAAGGGTGGGGAACACCGTGCGGGTGGGTAAAGGAGACGTATGGTAACCCCCTTGTCACTCCCCCCACGGTTCCGGGCGCGCGTCCCCACCCGCGCCGCGATCACGGCCGCGGTGATGGCGTGCGCGCTGGTCGCGGCGCTCACCGCCACGGCCCGGCCCGCCGCCGC
This region includes:
- a CDS encoding choice-of-anchor I family protein; the encoded protein is MRKTMAVTAAVAVTLTGAASIAHADPGNGNGQGRGSGPVGIELSVLGTHHSDVFDASAAEIVAHDPAHQRLFVVSAASATVEVLDVSDPGSPVKLFDLVTAGATAADGSTVGEGAVANSVAVHDGLVAVAVEAADKTEPGWVVFFDVEGTVLNALRVGALPDMAAFGPDGSTLLVANEGEPDDDYTVDPEGSVSVVRLSGDPRGLTQDDVSTADFRAWDEGRELHPDVRVHGPDLSTGEPGTPGRVARNLEPEYISTVDGDTAYVVLQEANAFAVLDVDAAAFTDVVPFGTKDHLEPGNGFDASNRDGGIRVENWPVQGMYQPDGFGTLSWRGSTLLVTANEGDSRDWDGYSEESRVAGLTEDTPLCEDSPRIAGFLEDNDLGIGTVEELTDNASLGRLTVSAEDGLRADGSCYEDLYAFGGRSFSIWTADGEQLFDSGSDFERIVAEHEPEFFNSDNDENSFDSRSDDKGPEPEAVVVGKVSGRTYAFVGLERVGGVMVYDITDPRAASFVQYLNNRDFAAEPGTREVGDLGPEGMTFIEAGDSPIPGVPVLAVAHEVSGTTTLFRVDRVVPGRG